From Toxorhynchites rutilus septentrionalis strain SRP chromosome 2, ASM2978413v1, whole genome shotgun sequence, a single genomic window includes:
- the LOC129771544 gene encoding 28S ribosomal protein S9, mitochondrial isoform X2: MSWILGVSSRFIRSSPLTLNNLLYCTTTSTPKVDDASVTKQRKISKAMKSYLERARGHDEFMKVQNLEYNLGKRHLANMMGEDPETFNQDQIDEAIEYLFPSGLYDKKAQPMMKTPADIIPQRKAAEFDETGRPYHSLFFTGRPNYYKLLFDIHESIHSLNEVENRIVVKHVDPDLSQKLSAVGSEWISKNILEKKLLEDISDKEYENFVNAMSRLMQHPISYTKKYFIENYRKPLLTKTHISQIPKPHIDENGRSFITVYECLRKSARGDVTVYFPGTGKISVNGQDITYFEDVQSREQVKRAKLQRIWWTRLFWHKIHIVDVVPVQRVF; encoded by the exons ATGTCATGGATTTTGGGTGTTTCGTCCAGATTTATTCGTTCATCTCCGCTTACATTAAACAACCTATTG TATTGCACAACCACTTCAACGCCCAAAGTGGACGATGCGTCTGTAACTAAACAGAGGAAAATAAGTAAAGCTATGAAATCATACCTGGAACGTGCGAGAGGTCATGATGAGTTTATGAAAGTGCAAAACTTAGAATATAATCTTGGCAAACGCCACCTAGCCAATATGATGGGAGAAGACCCTGAAACGTTCAaccaagatcaaattgac GAGGCTATTGAGTATCTATTCCCGTCGGGGCTGTATGATAAAAAAGCGCAACCGATGATGAAAACACCTGCAGATATAATTCCTCAGAGGAAGGCTGCCGAATTCGATGAAACTGGAAGACCATACCACAGTTTGTTTTTCACCGGAAGGCCTAATTATTACAAACTCTTATTT GATATACACGAAAGCATCCATAGTTTGAATGAAGTAGAAAATCGAATTGTGGTAAAACATGTGGATCCGGACCTTTCTCAAAAATT AAGTGCCGTAGGATCTGAatggatttcaaaaaatattttagagaaGAAACTACTTGAAGATATTTCTGATAAAGAGTATGAGAACTTTGTAAATGCAATGTCACGCCTCATGCAGCATCCCATTtcatatacaaaaaaatattttatcgaAAATTATCGAAAGCCATTATTAACCAAAACACACATAAGCCAAATACCAAAACCACATATCGATGAAAACGGAAGGAGTTTCATCACAGTTTATG AGTGTCTTAGGAAGTCAGCACGAGGAGACGTAACAGTTTATTTCCCTGGAACCGGCAAGATTAGCGTAAATGGACAAGATATTACTTACTTCGAAGATGTGCAGTCGAGAGAACAG